In the Hordeum vulgare subsp. vulgare chromosome 7H, MorexV3_pseudomolecules_assembly, whole genome shotgun sequence genome, one interval contains:
- the LOC123409828 gene encoding putative UPF0481 protein At3g02645 isoform X2, giving the protein MASSSDQEGSGSGRRGRPLVFDELRWVVQIRESLTEDGDDEDDNGIPVSVFNVPKQLLVHKPEAYVPQFIALGPYHHWRPELYEMERYKLAAARRAQRRLRPAGLKLEALVAEFADRLERKIRAYYHRYLDFSGLTLTWMMVVDGAFLLEFLQIYAVAEDGGKPALRRVSSRMAHLVDFAGRKSAHGLILRDMLMLENQIPLFLLRKILEPQCASADEAGVLLTSMVTGLVKELCPFKMMDGAFPAVDVAKYAHLLELLYYLLVPKPPAEDTTAEAHDHGENYDIEEQPADGDGEEKPSGGGSEYVAQLFAALWGMASKLGKGPLHYVMRPIAFAVKAPWKMLTVVPGMSGMKHPVESFFMSGADGRGDPSSSSTAGHLSRPPLIEEIMVPSVSELVNAGVQVAATTGDLSTICFDCNTATLHLPVVTLDSNTEVMIRNLVAYESSAASGPLVLTRYTELMNGIIDTDADVALLRQRGVVLNRMKSDGEVTKLWNSMSRSTRLTKVPAVDVAVEQMNRYYDGRWRVKTKRFMRRPSAPSTPAPGGSAPSPSRRRRGNDNPVEN; this is encoded by the exons ATGGCCTCCAGCTCCGACCAagagggcagcggcagcggccggCGCGGGAGGCCGCTGGTGTTCGATGAGCTCCGGTGGGTGGTGCAGATCCGGGAGTCCCTGACGgaggacggcgacgacgaggacgacaacggcaTCCCGGTGTCGGTATTCAACGTGCCCAAGCAGCTGCTGGTGCACAAGCCGGAGGCATACGTGCCGCAGTTCATCGCCCTCGGCCCCTACCACCACTGGCGCCCCGAGCTGTATGAGATGGAGCGCTACAAgctcgccgccgcccgccgcgcGCAGCGCCGCCTCCGCCCGGCCGGGCTCAAGCTCGAAGCCCTCGTCGCCGAGTTCGCCGACCGCCTCGAGCGCAAGATCCGCGCGTACTACCACCGCTACCTCGACTTCAGCGGCTTGACGCTCACCTGGATGATGGTCGTCGACGGCGCCTTCCTCCTCGAGTTTCTGCAGATCTACGCCGTCGCCGAAGACGGTGGCAAGCCGGCGCTGCGGAGGGTGTCGTCGAGgatggcccacctggtggacttcGCCGGGAGGAAGTCGGCGCACGGGCTCATACTGCGCGACATGCTCATGCTCGAGAACCAGATCCcgctcttcctcctccgcaagatCCTTGAGCCGCAGTGCGCGTCGGCCGACGAGGCCGGGGTGCTGCTCACGAGCATGGTCACCGGGCTCGTGAAGGAGCTCTGCCCGTTCAAGATGATGGACGGCGCCTTCCCGGCCGTCGACGTCGCCAAGTACGCGCACCTGCTCGAGCTGCTCTACTACCTTCTCGTGCCCAAGCCGCCGGCAGAGGACACGACGGCAGAGGCACACGACCATGGCGAGAACTACGACATCGAGGAGCAACCggcggacggcgacggcgaggagaagCCGTCTGGCGGCGGGTCCGAGTACGTGGCGCAGCTGTTCGCCGCGCTGTGGGGCATGGCGTCGAAGCTCGGGAAAGGCCCGCTGCACTACGTGATGAGGCCGATAGCGTTCGCTGTCAAGGCGCCGTGGAAGATGCTCACCGTCGTGCCGGGCATGTCGGGCATGAAGCACCCCGTCGAATCATTCTTCATGTCGGGCGCCGACGGCCGTGGCGACCCGTCGTCGTCGTCCACGGCGGGGCACCTGAGCAGGCCGCCGCTGATCGAGGAGATCATGGTGCCGTCGGTGTCCGAGCTCGTGAACGCCGGCGTGCAGGTAGCAGCCACAACCGGCGACCTGTCCACCATCTGCTTCGACTGCAATACGGCGACGCTGCACCTCCCGGTGGTGACGCTGGACAGCAACACGGAGGTGATGATCCGGAACCTTGTGGCCTACGAGTCGTCGGCGGCGTCCGGCCCGCTGGTGCTCACCCGGTACACGGAGCTGATGAACGGCATCATCGACACGGACGCCGACGTGGCCCTGCTGCGGCAGCGTGGCGTGGTGCTGAACCGCATGAAGAGCGACGGCGAGGTGACTAAGCTGTGGAACAGCATGAGCAGGTCGACGCGGCTGACGAAGGTGCCGGCGGTGGACGTGGCGGTGGAGCAGATGAACAGGTACTACGACGGGCGGTGGCGCGTGAAGACGAAGCGGTTCATGCGGAG GCCTTCTGCTCCGTCTACACCTGCTCCCGGTGGTTCGGCGCCGTCACCGTCACGGCGGCGTCGGGGGAATGATAACCCCGTTGAAAATTGA
- the LOC123409828 gene encoding putative UPF0481 protein At3g02645 isoform X1 produces MASSSDQEGSGSGRRGRPLVFDELRWVVQIRESLTEDGDDEDDNGIPVSVFNVPKQLLVHKPEAYVPQFIALGPYHHWRPELYEMERYKLAAARRAQRRLRPAGLKLEALVAEFADRLERKIRAYYHRYLDFSGLTLTWMMVVDGAFLLEFLQIYAVAEDGGKPALRRVSSRMAHLVDFAGRKSAHGLILRDMLMLENQIPLFLLRKILEPQCASADEAGVLLTSMVTGLVKELCPFKMMDGAFPAVDVAKYAHLLELLYYLLVPKPPAEDTTAEAHDHGENYDIEEQPADGDGEEKPSGGGSEYVAQLFAALWGMASKLGKGPLHYVMRPIAFAVKAPWKMLTVVPGMSGMKHPVESFFMSGADGRGDPSSSSTAGHLSRPPLIEEIMVPSVSELVNAGVQVAATTGDLSTICFDCNTATLHLPVVTLDSNTEVMIRNLVAYESSAASGPLVLTRYTELMNGIIDTDADVALLRQRGVVLNRMKSDGEVTKLWNSMSRSTRLTKVPAVDVAVEQMNRYYDGRWRVKTKRFMRRYVFSSWQLLTFLAAIMMLMLTTLQAFCSVYTCSRWFGAVTVTAASGE; encoded by the coding sequence ATGGCCTCCAGCTCCGACCAagagggcagcggcagcggccggCGCGGGAGGCCGCTGGTGTTCGATGAGCTCCGGTGGGTGGTGCAGATCCGGGAGTCCCTGACGgaggacggcgacgacgaggacgacaacggcaTCCCGGTGTCGGTATTCAACGTGCCCAAGCAGCTGCTGGTGCACAAGCCGGAGGCATACGTGCCGCAGTTCATCGCCCTCGGCCCCTACCACCACTGGCGCCCCGAGCTGTATGAGATGGAGCGCTACAAgctcgccgccgcccgccgcgcGCAGCGCCGCCTCCGCCCGGCCGGGCTCAAGCTCGAAGCCCTCGTCGCCGAGTTCGCCGACCGCCTCGAGCGCAAGATCCGCGCGTACTACCACCGCTACCTCGACTTCAGCGGCTTGACGCTCACCTGGATGATGGTCGTCGACGGCGCCTTCCTCCTCGAGTTTCTGCAGATCTACGCCGTCGCCGAAGACGGTGGCAAGCCGGCGCTGCGGAGGGTGTCGTCGAGgatggcccacctggtggacttcGCCGGGAGGAAGTCGGCGCACGGGCTCATACTGCGCGACATGCTCATGCTCGAGAACCAGATCCcgctcttcctcctccgcaagatCCTTGAGCCGCAGTGCGCGTCGGCCGACGAGGCCGGGGTGCTGCTCACGAGCATGGTCACCGGGCTCGTGAAGGAGCTCTGCCCGTTCAAGATGATGGACGGCGCCTTCCCGGCCGTCGACGTCGCCAAGTACGCGCACCTGCTCGAGCTGCTCTACTACCTTCTCGTGCCCAAGCCGCCGGCAGAGGACACGACGGCAGAGGCACACGACCATGGCGAGAACTACGACATCGAGGAGCAACCggcggacggcgacggcgaggagaagCCGTCTGGCGGCGGGTCCGAGTACGTGGCGCAGCTGTTCGCCGCGCTGTGGGGCATGGCGTCGAAGCTCGGGAAAGGCCCGCTGCACTACGTGATGAGGCCGATAGCGTTCGCTGTCAAGGCGCCGTGGAAGATGCTCACCGTCGTGCCGGGCATGTCGGGCATGAAGCACCCCGTCGAATCATTCTTCATGTCGGGCGCCGACGGCCGTGGCGACCCGTCGTCGTCGTCCACGGCGGGGCACCTGAGCAGGCCGCCGCTGATCGAGGAGATCATGGTGCCGTCGGTGTCCGAGCTCGTGAACGCCGGCGTGCAGGTAGCAGCCACAACCGGCGACCTGTCCACCATCTGCTTCGACTGCAATACGGCGACGCTGCACCTCCCGGTGGTGACGCTGGACAGCAACACGGAGGTGATGATCCGGAACCTTGTGGCCTACGAGTCGTCGGCGGCGTCCGGCCCGCTGGTGCTCACCCGGTACACGGAGCTGATGAACGGCATCATCGACACGGACGCCGACGTGGCCCTGCTGCGGCAGCGTGGCGTGGTGCTGAACCGCATGAAGAGCGACGGCGAGGTGACTAAGCTGTGGAACAGCATGAGCAGGTCGACGCGGCTGACGAAGGTGCCGGCGGTGGACGTGGCGGTGGAGCAGATGAACAGGTACTACGACGGGCGGTGGCGCGTGAAGACGAAGCGGTTCATGCGGAGGTACGTGTTCAGCTCGTGGCAGCTGCTCACCTTCCTCGCCGCCATCATGATGCTGATGCTCACCACGCTCCAGGCCTTCTGCTCCGTCTACACCTGCTCCCGGTGGTTCGGCGCCGTCACCGTCACGGCGGCGTCGGGGGAATGA